The region TCTATTTTTTAATTGTGCTTCAAATTTTTTCTCAAAAGATGTTTTATCTTTTACAGTAATAAGACTTGGATTATTTTTTGTGCTTCCTGCTACAGTAAAATTAATAGGTAACCAATAAGGAACAATAACTGCTTTACCTCTTTGTATTCCTGGTTTTAGTTTTGGTATTAATTTTAAAACTCTAATGGCTTCATTGGCTAACTCAGTATTAGCAGCTCTAGCTTGAATATCTACTACGTCTCCATTTGTATCAATTTTAAATGAGGCTCTAATTTTATGTTTTCCTGTTAAATTTAAGTCTTCAGCTAAACTAGTATTAAAGTTTTTCAAGATTAGTTTTGAAAGGGCTTTATCAAAACATTGCTTTTTTTCTGTATTTGTACCTGTATCACAACCAGGAAATACAGGTACTTCTTCTATAATGTTTATTGGTACTTCTACAATCTCTTCTTCTACGAACCTTACCTCGTGGACTTCTGTAGTTGTAGTTGTTGGCTCTACTTGTTTATCTAAAGTCCAGTTAACTCTATCTTTATTTTCCTCACCTAAAAAAAGCTGCATATCTCTTTTTTTACTGTTATTGGAAGAGAATTTGTAACGGATTGAATTACCAGATTTTAACCTTAATTCTTTACCTTTTTTATTAGCTTTTACAAACAACATGCCTCCAGTTTCCAATTGTTTATCATCAGACATAGTAGTTAAATTAGCTAATAACATATCTGATAGTTGATAATATTCTGTAACTTCTATATTAATATTCCCTCTAGCTAATTTACCATTTGTGTCTATAAAACATTTTGCAGGTATGTTTAAAACTGTTCCTTCTTTAAACGTTATTGTTGTTTCTTTTTCGTTATTAATCGTTTTGATTACTGGTTGTTTTTTTACTGAATTGTAAAATGATTTTAAATCTTGTCCTGAAATAATATTTTTATCTTCAACTTGTTTTACAACTGATGATTTTTCTTGAAATTCTTCTTTTTTATCTTCTCTATTATTAATAATTTTTGGTCTTAAACTATCTTTTATTACGATTCTTTTTTTTGTTATTTTTTGTTTGTCATTGTTTATTAAATCAATATTCGTTTCAATTAAATTTTGATTTTTATGTTCTAAATTTGGAGTTGTTTCTGTTTTTAAAAGCAAGTTATAAGTTAAGATTGAAACTAAAACAACAACACTTATTAAACCAATAATTTTAATCCATTTTAATTGAATATAACTAATTTTTGCAGACGTAATTTCAGCTTTAAGCTGTGTGCGTTTTATTCCTTCTAAGATTATTAAATGCTCTTGGTAAACAGTATTAAATTCTGCATCAGTTTTAAGCTTGTTTTCAAAAACTAAAACCTCTGTTTTTGATAATTCTTTATTTAAATATTGATTAATTAAGTCTATATGTTGTGTGTGATTGTCCATGTCTGTCCCGAATTAAGATTGATAATTTTGATGAAAGATGTCTTTTGCTTTTTTCAAGCATTTATACTTCTGGTTTTTAGCAATTTTTTCAGATTTAAATTGCATTGTAACTGCTATCTCTTTAAAAGAAATTCTTTTTAAATAAAATAGCTGAAGTAATTGTTGGCATCGTTCTCCTAATTCGCGAAAGGCGTTTTCGGCAAACCGATATTTTTTTTCTTCTAAAACATGATGAAAATTTGAGACCTCATCATCTTTTAAATCATGAAGCTCTTGGGTAGAAAATTTGTTTTGCATATCCTTCCAAACAAATCTTGATACAGAATATAAATAGGTGTAAAATGAAGCAGTTAACTTAAAGTCTGACTTTTCTAAATTTCGGTTTAAGATAATTAATGCTTCCTGAAATACATCTTGTGCATCAGAAGGTTTTCCTCCTTTAGATAAAACTAATTTCTCTATTCTTGGATATAATCTATAAAGCGCTTTAAAAGCTTTTTGACGTTGTCCTATTTTAAAGAATTCTAATATTTTTTTGTCATTCATAAAATATCTTTATTCTTTAATGGTCAAAACATTAAAAGGTCTCCTCTATTTTTTTGATATTAATTTGACTAATTGTGGATTCCTGCTTTCGCAGGAATGACAAACGTATTAAACGCATTCGATTAAGTGCTGATTACTTAGTATTACTAATTTAAAACCCTCTCTCCTTTTGCAAATACTCGTATGCTTTTTGGACTTGCTTAAATTTATCTTCTGCACCTTTTTTATGCTCGTCTCCTAAATGCTCTACACGATCTGGATGGTATTTTTTAGCCATAGTTCGGTAAGCCTTTTTTATTTGATCTACAGTTGCAGTTTTATTAATTTCTAAAATCTTATACGCATTGTCACTACTGTTATAAAACATAGCTTTAATACTAGTATAATCACGACTACTAATGCCTAAATAATTAGAAATACGGTTAATCTCTGCTTCTTCATCGTCTGTCACCATTTGGTCTGCTTTTGCAATACCAAATAAAAAGTGAAGTAATTGTAAACGCGCTGCATGATCCATCATTTGTTGGATTTGTCTACAAACATCTCTAGTAGATATAGTTTGTTTACTAACACTTTTAAAGAGTTTAAACGCTTTGTTGGCTCTGTCTTTACCATATAATTCTACAAACTTATTACGAACAAAATCCAGCTCGCGTTGGTCTTGACTTCCGTCTGCTTTTATAACTACAGATGCTAAGATTAATAAACTAACTTCAAAGTCTCCAGAAGTGGTTTGAGCACGACGTTGTTGTTGGGTTCTGTAGTTTGGTCTGGTTCTATAATTAGGTTGTCTACGTTGTTGTCTTTGCTGGTTTTTAGGGTTTCCATCACCTAACAAAAAACCGCCTTTACTTGACATGGCATCACCTAAGCTACCTATTGCTAATCCAATAATTGCACCTATTGGTCCACCTAAAGACCAACCTAAAGTGGCACCAATCCATTTTAATCCGCTCATAAATTTTAATCTTATTTTAAAAAGTAAATATACTACTTTGTTAGTACACTTTAAATGGGTTTTGTTACTACTGTTGGTGGATTAGTGCGTTAAGGATTACTCATACATGTTATTTTGAAAGAAATAGTAAGTGCTGCGCAATTGTAACGACATCCTTTTTTGTGCGCGCTTATACGCAAAAAAGATATAGTGAATAGTCTGACCTTATGGCACCATAGTGACATAAGGTAATGTTAAAATATAAATTGCATGGTTTTTGATTATCTTTGCACGAGATAGATTTATAAACATAAAATTACAATATATGTATCCAGCAGAATTAGTAAAACCAATGCGTGAAGACTTAACTAACGTAGGTTTTGAAGAATTACATACAGCAGAAGCAGTAAACGAAGCAATAGCAAAAGAAGGCACGACATTAGTGGTTGTAAACTCGGTTTGTGGTTGTGCAGCAGCTAATGCAAGACCAGGAGCTAGAATGAGTTTGCAAAATGACAAAAAACCATCAAATATTGTGACGGTTTTTGCAGGTGTAGATAAAGAAGCAACAGACCAAGCTAGAGCACACATGGTACCATTTCCTCCAAGCTCACCAAGTATGGCTTTATTTAAAAACGGAGAATTAGTACACATGTTAGAGCGTCATCATATTGAAGGTCGTCCAGCAGAACTAATTGCTGAAAATCTAATTGATGCTTACAACGAGCATTGCTAGAAGACACTAAAAAGTATTTAATTTAAACCACGATTTTTATCGTGGTTTTTTTATTTTTGAATACTATTAATCTTAACCATGAGAAAGCTTTTAGCTTATCCTTTAACTTGTATATATTACCTTTTTTTTGGGTTAAGCTTGCTTGTATTTCATCCCATACAATGGATTTGTTTTAACGTATTTGGTTACCAAGCTCATAAAAAAAGTGTGGATTATTTAAACTTTTGTTTGACACGTTGTTTGCATATTTTAGGGATTAGATTTAGCTTTAAAGTCCCAAAAGACTTGCCTAAAAATGTTCCTATTATCTTAGTTGCAAATCATCAAAGTATGAACGACATACCACCAATAATTTGGTTTATGCGTCGTTTTCATGTAAAATTTGTAAGTAAAAAAGAATTAGGTAAAGGTATACCAAGCGTGTCTTATAATTTACGTCATGGTGGCTCTGTTTTAATAGATAGAAAAAATCCTAAACAAGCTGTTGAGAAAATAAAAGAGATGGCTTATTATATTGAAACCCATAATAGAGGTGTTGTTATTTTCCCAGAAGGTACACGTAGTCGTGATGGTCATCCAAAGCCTTTTCAAACACGTGGTTTAGCAACTTTAATTGAAGCTGCTCCAAATGCTTACATCATCCCATTAACGATTAATAATTCTTGGAAAACGTTGATGTACGGAAAATTCCCAATGGGAATTGGAGCGCATCTAAAATTTAAAGTTCACCAACCCTTAAAAGTGAGTGATTTTGAAACTAAACCCTTGATAGAATTGGTTGAAACTACTATAAAAAATGACATCATCGTTGGATAACAATATACTTATAGAGCATACAAAGCAATTTGTAAAAGACACTTTAAAGGATGCTGAAGGTGGACACGATTGGTTTCACACCCTAAGAGTGTTTAACAATAGCTTACTTATCTCTAAGTATGAGGATGTTGATCTATTAGTGGTTAAACTTGGCGCTTTATTGCATGATATTGCAGATAGCAAATTCCATGATGGAGATAATACTATTGGCCCTAAATTAGCTGGCGAATTTTTGTTGAAACAAAATGTGGACTCAGCAACCATAAACCATGTGATTAAGATTATTGAAAACATCTCATATAGTTCTAATATTGGAAATGCTCAAGCTTTTAAATCTAAAGAACTTGATGTGGTTCAAGATGCTGACCGATTAGATGCTTTGGGTGCTATTGGAATTGCACGTACCTTTAACTATGGTGGATTTAAAAACAGAGCACTTTATAATCCAGAGATTAAACCCAACTTAAAAATGAGTCAGGCTGAATATAAAGGGTCGACTGCGCCAACCATTAATCATTTTTACGAAAAACTACTGCTTTTAAAAGATACAATGAATACCAAAACGGGTAAAAAAATTGCGGAAAAACGTCATGATTATATGGTTGCGTTTTTAAAGCAATTTTTTTCTGAGTGGGACGGTGAAAAATAGTTTAAAATAGCTTTAATTGATTGTCTTTATAGACTTCATGTAAAGATGTATTTAATTTTGGCATGGCTTTATCTTTAAAGTATTTATGTCTTGCCAATTTGACTAAATCATTAATCTGTTTTGCTATTTGACCTTCGCCACGCATACGTGTTCCATAACGAGAATCGTTTAGGTGTCCTCCATGACAATTTTCTATTTGATGTAATACTTTGTCTGCACGATCAGGTAATGTTTTTTTAATCCAATCTGTAAAAATCTCGCCTATTGCGCCATTTAATCTTACGATAGTATGTGCAATACTCAATGCACCTGCTTCACTAACTGCTTTTGCCAATGGTAATACCTCATGACTATTAATGGCTGGTATTAAAGGTGCCAACATTACGTTTACTGGAATGTTATTATCGCTTAACACTTTTACAGTTTCTAACCGTTTTTTTATGGTTGCTGTTCTAGGTTCTAAAATACGTCTTGTGGTTTCTGACAATGACGTGATAGAGATATTGACACTAATTAAATGGTCTTTTGCCAAAGCTTTTAAAAGGTCTAAATCCCTAAGAATTAAACTATTTTTAGTGATGATAGCAACTGGATGTTTATACTTCAAAAACACTTTTAAACATTGTCTAGTAATTTTAAAGTGTTGTTCTGCTGGTTGATAACAATCGGTATTGCCTGACATGACAATGGGTTGTGCTTTCCAACTTTTCTTTTTTAAAAATTGCTCTAATAATTCTGGTGCTTTCTTTTTTACTAAAATACGTCGTTCAAAATCTAATCCTGCACTATAACCCCAAAACTCGTGACTATTCCTTGCGTAACAATAGATGCAACCATGCTCGCATCCTTGATACATATTCATGCAATACGCCATACCAACATCTGGACTGGTCACTTTATTGACAATTGTTTTTGGAAAGACTTCTAGATATTGAGTCTTATTTTTATCTGCTTGCTCACCTTCTTTTTCGCAGTATTCTAAAAAATCATCACGCTGTTCGTGAGTCAATTCAAAAAAACGATTATGCGTATTAAGCTGCGCACCTCTTCCTTTTATCTTTGAATTATTTAACATATTTGTGAATTTTTGTAAAATTACAAATAATACTTATCAAAAATTAAATTATAATTTTGTGTTATTAACAAAAAAAGCTTCAATGTATAATTGAAGCTTTTATAATTGGTTGGTATAATTTTTACTACTCTAACACAGGAGTTACTGTATAACCAGCTTTTTTTAGTAGATTAATAACGCCTTGTTCTCCTCCTAAATGTCCTGCTCCTACTGCATAAAAAACAGCGTCTTCTTTTGAATATTCTGCAAATTTAGGTATCCAGTTATTGTTTCTGTCATCTAAAAATAATTTCATTGCTTCAATATCTCCATCCATATAATCATCCATATAATCATACATACCATCAACATCTTCTGCTAAATATAAGTCCAATAACTTTTGGTAAGTATCTGCATTTTTCTCTGGATCTTCAATCATTTCAATAAATTTATCTAGTTGCTCATCGTATGGCTCAGCTTCAAAAATATTGACTTGATCTGCAAATGTTTCTAATCCTTCCATATCTTTTTCAGCTTGCTTTGTCATTTCTATAAATGTCATTTCGTAGCTAGCTACTTCTTCTTCTATAGATGCAGTCATTATTACAGACATTAACATAAAAGGTTTAAACTTATTATAATTAGCCATACCAACTCCTGTTTTTTCTTTTAGATAGTTGTCTAGAATAACATACTCGTCATCATCCAAATATGACTTTAGCTCTTCACCTTCTTTTAAAAAGGCATTTTTCATGACATCTGCACTAAAACTTGGATCTGCCATATCAATCTCTAAAGCTACTTTATCACATTTATCAAAAGCATTCTTTACTTTATTTGAAATTTTAAAGTCCTTTTTTGGTAATAAATGAATAGTCCCAAAAAGATATGAGGTTTTAATACTATCTCCTTCTATCTTCCAAAGATTAGTATTTGGATTGTCCTGTGCATTTAAATTAAATATAGCTACAACAGCTAAAAATAATGTTACTATTAATTGTTTTAAATTTTTCATAATTATATGGTTTAAAGTATTAGTGTTTATATTAAAATGTTTGTTACAAATTCTACTAGTAATTTTGTTATTGTTATCATTATTTTAGATTTAGAAATATATTTCTTGTATTAGATATATTGCAATTCCAGCTACTAAGCCTATACAGAATTTAATTATCTGAATTCGATTTGAGTTTTTAATTTTCATTTTTACTATTATTAGTGTTATTTATAGATACTGACTTGCGTTGACCTTTGTCAATAAAGTCTAAAGTTATCAGGTTAAAATCTTTTATTCCTTTGACTTTGCTTTGCAAAAGTTTGTCAATACGTTTTACTTCATTGTTAAAATCAAGATAAGTGCAGTCTGTTAATTGGTATTCTGCTTTTTCAGTAGAAAATCCATCATTCCAACTATATTGTAATCCTAAACTGTATAATGATTGTGTTACTTCTTTACAATCACAATTTTCATTTAATACGGTTAAAATGTCTTCTGCTACTTTACTTCCCTTTTTTTGGTTATCGTAAAATCCTTTTATGATTGATACTGTTAGTATTGAAATGAAAATTGATATAAAAAATGTTTTCTTGTGTTTTAATGCTTCCATAATTTTGTGTGTTAATTGGTTGTTATTTCTGAAGTCAAAGTACCTTCAAAAAAAACCATAAAACAAGAGAAGCTTCCCTAGTTTTAGAAAAATAGGGTTGTAAAAAATAATTATAACTAATTGATAAACAGTTGTTTAAAATGAATTCTCAAAAATTACTTACTACAAAGAATAGCAAGCCCTAAATTTATAAATTTAGGGTAAAATCAGAGTGATTTAAGCTAAAGCTTTAAGCTGTTTGATATAAAAAGAAGGGTTTAAATCGGTATGCTGCTTAAAGTATTTTGTAAACGAATCTGCACTTTTATAACCTAATTCTTCTGCTATAGATTGAATAGAAAAAGAACGAAATCTACTATCTTCTTTTAACCTAATTATTGCATAATTAATACGCAGATCGTTTATGTAAGTATTAAAATTTTTCTGGTAATGCGCATTTATAACTTTAGATAAATACGAGGTGTTTGTCTTAATTTTTTTAGCCACATTATAAGAGTTGCACTCTTTTTTTAAAAAGTATTCTTGCTCTTCAAGTTTTAGTAAACCTTCTAAAATTTGCTGTTTTACTTCTTCATTTACTTCTGTAGAAGTACTTTCGTCTAAAACCTCATCTTTAGTATCGACTATTTTAGTATTGCTATCTGAAGTATTGAATTTACTTAGTAATTCCTGAAATTTAATTTCGTTTTGCTTTTTATTTCTGTAGAATTTTAAAAGAAAAAACAATAACGCTAAGATGACTATTGATGCCACTAAAGCCAAGTATTTTAGATAGTTTCCTTTTTTATTGCTTTCAGATTTAATAGCATCTAATTCTGCTTTAAATGATTTTAATTCTTCATTTTTAAAAGAAGAAATTACTGTGTCTTGAATTTTACTAAACTCTTCAGTTGTATGGATGTATTTTTCAAAATAGAAGTTTGATTTTTCAATATTACCAGTATGCTTATATGCTTTAGCTAACAGTTTGTAATGATCATCCATAAATCCTTCTTCCTCCTGTCTTACGCCATAATCATGCGCTCCTTTTTCTAAAACAGAAATTGCTTTATCATACTGCTTAAGACCCATGTAAGCACGTCCATAACATCCAGAATACAACAAACTATCGCCTTTACTAAGTGGTAAACAATAGGTTTTTGAAATTTCGAAATTTGATATTGCTTGTTTAAAATTATTATACAACAAATCAACTTCTCCTTTTGTTCTATAAAATGCTTTAGACAAACAACTGTCTTTTACTAATTCATTAATATTTATTGCTTCATCAATATAGGCTTTGGCAGAATCCTTTTGTTTAGAGTTAATGTAAGAACGACTAATAAAATATAAAGATGAAATCTCTGCGCTTAATCTTCTATCTTCATTATTTGAGTCTCCTATTTGTGTTTGTCCTCTATTTAATTTTAAAGCTTCCTTTTGATATGATAATGCTTTTTCATGATCGCCAATTACAGACTTTACATATCCTAACTGCGTTAAAATTATGCTTTGAAACTTATAGTTATTAATTGATTTTGCAATATTTAAAGCTTTAGTATACTTCTCTATAGATTTACCCCAAATACCCTGAAAAAAATATGTGTTAGCTAACACATAAAAGTTTTGTAATACATGGTCTTGTAAATCATATTTTGCAGCAAGCTCAAGTATCCTTTCCTCTTCTGTTTTAAAATCTCCAAAATTTCTATCTAAAATATTAGCATGAATATATTTAGCTAAACCAGATATTTCTTCTTTTGGATTAGCTTCTTTTTTTGCTTTGCTTATATAGTAAAGCGTAACTTCTTTTGCTAAATCAGCATCAGTTTGAAAAGTTTTATTTATTAAGTCTGATAGCTCTTCATAACTCTTTAATGAAAGAGAATCTGTCTCTTGAGCAGAAAGCGTAGTAATAAAAAAAAGAAATAAAAAGGTAAACCTCATTAATTAAAGGATTGTCAATAATTATATAACATTGAAATTATTTTCCAGGAAAATCCGCCTTTCGTTTTTCTAAAAATGCAGTAGTCCCTTCTTTAAAATCTTCGGTTCCAAAGCAGTCTCCAAATTGATCGATTTCTACTTTAAAGCCATCCACTCCATCTTTATAATTAGCATTTATAGCTTTTATTGCTTTGCTAATGGCTACTGAAGAATTACGCATAATTTTACCAGCTATTTTTTCTGCTAATGGTAATAATTCGTCTTGTGCTACAACATGATTAACTAAACCATAGTTTAAAGCTGTTTGTGCATCTATCATACCTGCTGTCATTACTAGTTCCATAGCACGACCTTTACCTACTAATTGTGGTAGACGTTGTGTACCTCCATATCCAGGTATGACTCCTAAACTAACTTCTGGTAAACCCATTTTTGCGTTGTCACTTGCCACTCTAAAATGACAAGCCATAGCCAATTCTAATCCACCACCAAGTGCAAAACCATTAACTGCTGCAATAACTGGAGTGCTTAAATTTTCGACAAAATCAAACAATAGTTCTTGACCTTTTGCTGCTAGTTTTCCGCCATTTTCCACACTAAAATTAGCAAACTCGCTTATATCTGCTCCTGCTACAAATGCTTTTTCGCCACTACCAGTTACGATTATTACTTTGGTGTTTTTATCTTTATTAGCAGTATCAAATGCGCTGTGTAATTCTTCAATAGTAGCTTTATTTAAAGCATTTAATTTTGAAGGTCTATTAATAGTAATGGTTGTTATTCCATTTTGGGATGCTGTAAGTATGTTTTCGTAATTCATTGAGTTTGTATTTTATAAAAACGTATCATTTATTCTTGCCTACGCAAGACATTATTGCTTAGGAAAAGTAACTGTAAACGTTGTGCCTTGTCCTTCTTCAGACACAAAGGTAATTGTTCCTTGGTAAGTTTCCACAATATTTTTAACCATTGCTAACCCAAGACCCATTCCGCTTGATTTAGTTGTAAATTTAGGTTCAAAGACTTTGGGTTTATTTTCGTCAGTAATCCCTTTTCCATTATCTGAAATAGTTATAATTACATCATTATCTTTTTCTGAAACGGTCACGACTAAATTAGGCGTTTTATCTTCAGGTATGGCTTGAATCCCGTTTTTAACCAAATTAGTTACCACTCTAATTAATTGTGTTCTATCAAACTTGGCAATAATCTCTTCTTTTTCTGGCTGAAATATGATATAATCTTCATTAAAAATATCTAGCGCTAAATCTATAATTTTAACCACATTAAGGGTTTCGTTTTGTTGTGCTGGCATTTTAGCAAAGTTGGAAAACGCACTTGCTATAGAGCTCATGGTATCTATTTGCTGTATTAACGTTTTACTGTATTCATCTAACTTCTGAACAATATTTGGGTCTTGTGGATCAAACTTACGCTGAAAACTCTGCACAGTTAATCGCATTGGTGTTAATGGATTTTTAATCTCGTGTGCCACTTGTTTTGCCATTTCTCTCCATGCTTGTTCACGCTCGCTTTTGGCTAATTTTACAGCACTTTCTTCTAATTGGTCAATCATACTGTTGTACGATTTTACTAATGTAGAAATTTCTTCAGTAGTACTTTCTATTTCAATTTTTTGATTGCGTTTTTCTAAACGCGTTTGATTCATTTTATCACTAATTGTTTTTAGAGTTCGAGTGATATATTTTGATAAAAAATAGGCTAATGCAATTGCTGTTACAAGCATTAAAATATAAGTATAGCCTAAACGTTCAAAAAACTCGTTAAGCTCTCTAGACAGGAAATCGTCATTTTCTAAATAAGGTAAATTTAAAATAGCCAGAGGTTTAAACTTAGGGTCTGTTATGTATGTATAAGATGATCTAAAGTTTTCACCTTTTTCTTCACGTAATTCAACAAATTTATGCCCAGATGTATTAGATAACTTATTTAATATTTCAGCTTTAATACAAGTTTCAACAGTGTCTTGTGGCAAACTTGCTTTAGAGGAGATTAATAGTGTTCCTTCTAAATCGTATAGGTTAACTTTAAGACCATGGATATCTGCTATTTTATAAATTTCGTCTTTAAAAATTAATGGTAATTTTTCAGGAATCACTTCAAACGTTGTCTCTCTAATAACAAAATCTAGGTGACGTTTGATGTTTTTTTCTTTACGCTCTAATCGCTGTTGATGGTAGTCTTGGGTTTCTTCACTGTATTGATAAGCTGCCACTAAAGCAATTAAAATGGAGGCTAACAGCACCAAAAAAATCATAGCAAAAAAGATGCGAAGTCGTAAAGAGAGTTTTGTTATTTTCATTGCTTAAATATAGCAATAATCAAACCAAAATATAAAGCAAATAGGGTTTTAAGCATTTGGGTTTTTATCGCGAATGCGTTTATATAATTTAAACCCTAACATTAAAAGCAATCCTAAAACTAAAATACCCACTACACCAAACACCCAATTGATAGCACTTTTAAGTATGACTAAAAAAACAACTGCAAACAGTATAAATGTAGCACCTTCGTTATATAAACGCATAAAATTAGAGGTTTTCTTAACTACATCGTTTTGTAATTGTTTAAAAAATATATGAGTTTGATACTGATAAATAAAGAGCAACAACACAAATCCTAATTTTACATGCATCCAAGGTTGTTGTAACCAAAAGGGTTGTAAAATTAATAACCAAACCGCGAAGATAGTTGCTAAAATGGCACTTGGCCAAGTAATAATATACCACAAGCGTTTGGTCATAAGTTTAAGTTGATGTCCTAGAATGTCTTTATCTGGTAAGGGTTTATGAAACGCTTCTATTTGATATACAAATAGCCTAGGAATATAGAACAAACCTGCAAACCAAGTGACTACAAATATTAGGTGTAACGCTTTTATGTAATTGTAATATTCCATTAGTCTTCTATAAATAAGTAGTTTAATTGCTTAGCGTTAAATGCTGAGTTAAAAGCACTAATTTCATCACTAATAATTTTATTGAACACCTCTAATTGCTCGTTGATTTTTAAAGTCAATTCGTTTTTAACAGCTATATCTTGCTCTGTTGGTGCAAAATCACCCATTCTTACTAATGAGTTTAAATGTCCTAATTTATTAGTTAACCTAATCGGAAAATTTAAAGGATCCTGACCACTTCTGTTTTTAGTTTGGTATAAGGCTTCTTCTATTTTGGTGAATTGCTCTTTCAAACTTTTCGCTTTGTCTACTAAGTCTTTCAAATTATCGTCGTCTTTGTATTGGGCTTCAAAAGCAGATAATTGCTCGCTTACACGCCTCATTTTTTTAATGGCTTTA is a window of Olleya sp. YS DNA encoding:
- a CDS encoding TraB/GumN family protein gives rise to the protein MKNLKQLIVTLFLAVVAIFNLNAQDNPNTNLWKIEGDSIKTSYLFGTIHLLPKKDFKISNKVKNAFDKCDKVALEIDMADPSFSADVMKNAFLKEGEELKSYLDDDEYVILDNYLKEKTGVGMANYNKFKPFMLMSVIMTASIEEEVASYEMTFIEMTKQAEKDMEGLETFADQVNIFEAEPYDEQLDKFIEMIEDPEKNADTYQKLLDLYLAEDVDGMYDYMDDYMDGDIEAMKLFLDDRNNNWIPKFAEYSKEDAVFYAVGAGHLGGEQGVINLLKKAGYTVTPVLE
- a CDS encoding energy transducer TonB translates to MDNHTQHIDLINQYLNKELSKTEVLVFENKLKTDAEFNTVYQEHLIILEGIKRTQLKAEITSAKISYIQLKWIKIIGLISVVVLVSILTYNLLLKTETTPNLEHKNQNLIETNIDLINNDKQKITKKRIVIKDSLRPKIINNREDKKEEFQEKSSVVKQVEDKNIISGQDLKSFYNSVKKQPVIKTINNEKETTITFKEGTVLNIPAKCFIDTNGKLARGNINIEVTEYYQLSDMLLANLTTMSDDKQLETGGMLFVKANKKGKELRLKSGNSIRYKFSSNNSKKRDMQLFLGEENKDRVNWTLDKQVEPTTTTTEVHEVRFVEEEIVEVPINIIEEVPVFPGCDTGTNTEKKQCFDKALSKLILKNFNTSLAEDLNLTGKHKIRASFKIDTNGDVVDIQARAANTELANEAIRVLKLIPKLKPGIQRGKAVIVPYWLPINFTVAGSTKNNPSLITVKDKTSFEKKFEAQLKNRDSVNSTSTNVITAKSVSRYVFYGSKLGWINCDRFIRSNTNAIKFKLKIKDANGADVKMVFKSYNSILPSKRNNDNYDFGTVAVNEEVILVAIKMIDDKLFLGVKNATTKQISELQFDYKEVSLDELKSELQKLNPNFD
- a CDS encoding sigma-70 family RNA polymerase sigma factor — translated: MNDKKILEFFKIGQRQKAFKALYRLYPRIEKLVLSKGGKPSDAQDVFQEALIILNRNLEKSDFKLTASFYTYLYSVSRFVWKDMQNKFSTQELHDLKDDEVSNFHHVLEEKKYRFAENAFRELGERCQQLLQLFYLKRISFKEIAVTMQFKSEKIAKNQKYKCLKKAKDIFHQNYQS
- a CDS encoding HD domain-containing protein, whose protein sequence is MTSSLDNNILIEHTKQFVKDTLKDAEGGHDWFHTLRVFNNSLLISKYEDVDLLVVKLGALLHDIADSKFHDGDNTIGPKLAGEFLLKQNVDSATINHVIKIIENISYSSNIGNAQAFKSKELDVVQDADRLDALGAIGIARTFNYGGFKNRALYNPEIKPNLKMSQAEYKGSTAPTINHFYEKLLLLKDTMNTKTGKKIAEKRHDYMVAFLKQFFSEWDGEK
- a CDS encoding molecular chaperone DjiA, yielding MSGLKWIGATLGWSLGGPIGAIIGLAIGSLGDAMSSKGGFLLGDGNPKNQQRQQRRQPNYRTRPNYRTQQQRRAQTTSGDFEVSLLILASVVIKADGSQDQRELDFVRNKFVELYGKDRANKAFKLFKSVSKQTISTRDVCRQIQQMMDHAARLQLLHFLFGIAKADQMVTDDEEAEINRISNYLGISSRDYTSIKAMFYNSSDNAYKILEINKTATVDQIKKAYRTMAKKYHPDRVEHLGDEHKKGAEDKFKQVQKAYEYLQKERGF
- a CDS encoding PA0069 family radical SAM protein gives rise to the protein MLNNSKIKGRGAQLNTHNRFFELTHEQRDDFLEYCEKEGEQADKNKTQYLEVFPKTIVNKVTSPDVGMAYCMNMYQGCEHGCIYCYARNSHEFWGYSAGLDFERRILVKKKAPELLEQFLKKKSWKAQPIVMSGNTDCYQPAEQHFKITRQCLKVFLKYKHPVAIITKNSLILRDLDLLKALAKDHLISVNISITSLSETTRRILEPRTATIKKRLETVKVLSDNNIPVNVMLAPLIPAINSHEVLPLAKAVSEAGALSIAHTIVRLNGAIGEIFTDWIKKTLPDRADKVLHQIENCHGGHLNDSRYGTRMRGEGQIAKQINDLVKLARHKYFKDKAMPKLNTSLHEVYKDNQLKLF
- a CDS encoding lysophospholipid acyltransferase family protein, whose protein sequence is MRKLLAYPLTCIYYLFFGLSLLVFHPIQWICFNVFGYQAHKKSVDYLNFCLTRCLHILGIRFSFKVPKDLPKNVPIILVANHQSMNDIPPIIWFMRRFHVKFVSKKELGKGIPSVSYNLRHGGSVLIDRKNPKQAVEKIKEMAYYIETHNRGVVIFPEGTRSRDGHPKPFQTRGLATLIEAAPNAYIIPLTINNSWKTLMYGKFPMGIGAHLKFKVHQPLKVSDFETKPLIELVETTIKNDIIVG
- a CDS encoding BrxA/BrxB family bacilliredoxin; amino-acid sequence: MYPAELVKPMREDLTNVGFEELHTAEAVNEAIAKEGTTLVVVNSVCGCAAANARPGARMSLQNDKKPSNIVTVFAGVDKEATDQARAHMVPFPPSSPSMALFKNGELVHMLERHHIEGRPAELIAENLIDAYNEHC